A window of Danaus plexippus chromosome 12, MEX_DaPlex, whole genome shotgun sequence contains these coding sequences:
- the LOC116772635 gene encoding uncharacterized protein LOC116772635 isoform X1, which yields MAEDEDGVSDKKSPQNSNNAKTPQDNQQNSKKPDLGIEEAKYDVKENGDSGPSEPVSSSSKSTGAMRKEENPFSFRHFLKRDLSLPGNSTYENTGARPKVYANTVQHSPTKIDLHTETKKEKNRPSEIQAKDKQIEGVNHRNSDDTSSSSSVEIEIPFSVVYNSDSKHNLYADSSEGPFFNRPNIASEPLGMPSLPDFVQDHILVEQAYLNSNGPISVDLDNLPDFTFNTNYNAGSSSLGRRNKNGYSANRGYNDYNAYMGVASTSADSGPSNRNIPLDLPTGAEASGPKPLDGWIPPHLILDLTESVNSADRRNVSPRNSFPLDLPPNAGAESMRLPDFLPVHPGRTSPEPEHQDEQLTQIIAELERTRSELFTERSRRSHAEEDARESRAAVAALRVELNAARARLSDVRHADRQYAGQLEAAAHRVENNLIDTAARATEAESVVTKLKNEIKRLKEELAASQEEVRHLRNSQSDAAAHLRQATNVADTSLRELLAGLERLRALSSTLDPT from the exons ATGGCGGAGGATGAAGACGGTGTTTCGGATAAAAAATCACCTCAAAATTCGAATAATGCTAAAACTCCGCAAGACAACCAACAAAATTCGAAGAAGCCGGACTTAGGAATTGAGGAAGCCAAGTATGACGTCAAAGAAAATGGAGATAGCGGGCCGTCGGAGCCCGTTAGTTCATCATCCA AATCTACAGGTGCGATGCGTAAAGAGGAGAATCCATTTTCATTTCGCCACTTTCTAAAGCGAGACTTGTCTCTACCCGGCAATTCAACATATGAAAACACCGGAGCGCGACCGAAAGTTTACGCTAACACAGTGCAGCATTCACCGACTAAAATAGATCTTCACACGGAAacgaaaaaagaaaaaaatcgcCCGAGTGAAATCCAAGCCAAAGATAAACAAATCGAGGGTGTCAACCATCGTAACAGTGATGATACGTCTTCGAGTAGTTCTGTGGAAATAGAGATTCCTTTTAGTGTAGTGTATAATTCAGACTCTAAGCATAATCTCTACGCGGATAGTTCGGAGGGACCATTCTTTAACAGGCCGAATATAGCCTCTGAACCATTAGGGATGCCGTCGCTTCCAGACTTCGTTCAAGACCACATCTTAGTAGAGCAGGCTTATTTGAACTCAAACGGCCCTATATCAGTAGATTTAGATAATTTACCAGATTTTACTTTCAACACCAATTACAATGCCGGTTCATCATCTTTGGGAAGACGTAATAAAAATGGTTATAGCGCAAACAGAGGTTACAATGATTATAATGCGTACATGGGAGTAGCTTCGACCTCGGCTGATTCGGGACCATCAAATCGTAATATTCCTCTCGACCTGCCCACGGGGGCCGAGGCTTCGGGCCCAAAGCCTTTAGACGGATGGATTCCCCCACATCTCATTTTGGATCTCACAGAATCTGTTAATTCTGCTGACCGAAGAAATGTGTCCCCAAGAAACAGCTTCCCATTGGACCTGCCGCCTAACGCTG GTGCCGAGTCTATGAGGCTTCCTGATTTTCTTCCTGTCCATCCCGGAAGGACCTCTCCTGAACCAGAGCACCAGGACGAACAACTCACACAGATCATAGCTGAACTTGAACGTACCAG atcgGAGCTGTTCACCGAGCGCAGTCGCCGCTCGCACGCGGAGGAGGACGCACGCGAGTCGCGCGCCGCGGTTGCCGCGCTGAGGGTCGAGCTGAATGCGGCGCGCGCTCGCCTCAGTGACGTCAGACACGCCGACAGACAGTACGCTGGACAACTGGAAGCGGCAGCACATCGCGTTGAAAACAATCTCATTGATACTGCT GCCAGAGCGACAGAAGCAGAGAGTGTTGTGACGAAGTTAAAGAATGAAATTAAACGGTTAAAA GAAGAGTTGGCGGCTTCCCAGGAGGAAGTGCGTCACCTGAGGAACTCTCAGAGCGACGCGGCCGCTCACCTCCGACAGGCGACGAACGTAGCGGATACTTCACTAAG AGAGTTGTTGGCGGGCTTGGAGAGGTTAAGGGCTTTAAGTTCCACTTTGGATCCGACATGA
- the LOC116772635 gene encoding uncharacterized protein LOC116772635 isoform X2 — protein MRKEENPFSFRHFLKRDLSLPGNSTYENTGARPKVYANTVQHSPTKIDLHTETKKEKNRPSEIQAKDKQIEGVNHRNSDDTSSSSSVEIEIPFSVVYNSDSKHNLYADSSEGPFFNRPNIASEPLGMPSLPDFVQDHILVEQAYLNSNGPISVDLDNLPDFTFNTNYNAGSSSLGRRNKNGYSANRGYNDYNAYMGVASTSADSGPSNRNIPLDLPTGAEASGPKPLDGWIPPHLILDLTESVNSADRRNVSPRNSFPLDLPPNAGAESMRLPDFLPVHPGRTSPEPEHQDEQLTQIIAELERTRSELFTERSRRSHAEEDARESRAAVAALRVELNAARARLSDVRHADRQYAGQLEAAAHRVENNLIDTAARATEAESVVTKLKNEIKRLKEELAASQEEVRHLRNSQSDAAAHLRQATNVADTSLRELLAGLERLRALSSTLDPT, from the exons ATGCGTAAAGAGGAGAATCCATTTTCATTTCGCCACTTTCTAAAGCGAGACTTGTCTCTACCCGGCAATTCAACATATGAAAACACCGGAGCGCGACCGAAAGTTTACGCTAACACAGTGCAGCATTCACCGACTAAAATAGATCTTCACACGGAAacgaaaaaagaaaaaaatcgcCCGAGTGAAATCCAAGCCAAAGATAAACAAATCGAGGGTGTCAACCATCGTAACAGTGATGATACGTCTTCGAGTAGTTCTGTGGAAATAGAGATTCCTTTTAGTGTAGTGTATAATTCAGACTCTAAGCATAATCTCTACGCGGATAGTTCGGAGGGACCATTCTTTAACAGGCCGAATATAGCCTCTGAACCATTAGGGATGCCGTCGCTTCCAGACTTCGTTCAAGACCACATCTTAGTAGAGCAGGCTTATTTGAACTCAAACGGCCCTATATCAGTAGATTTAGATAATTTACCAGATTTTACTTTCAACACCAATTACAATGCCGGTTCATCATCTTTGGGAAGACGTAATAAAAATGGTTATAGCGCAAACAGAGGTTACAATGATTATAATGCGTACATGGGAGTAGCTTCGACCTCGGCTGATTCGGGACCATCAAATCGTAATATTCCTCTCGACCTGCCCACGGGGGCCGAGGCTTCGGGCCCAAAGCCTTTAGACGGATGGATTCCCCCACATCTCATTTTGGATCTCACAGAATCTGTTAATTCTGCTGACCGAAGAAATGTGTCCCCAAGAAACAGCTTCCCATTGGACCTGCCGCCTAACGCTG GTGCCGAGTCTATGAGGCTTCCTGATTTTCTTCCTGTCCATCCCGGAAGGACCTCTCCTGAACCAGAGCACCAGGACGAACAACTCACACAGATCATAGCTGAACTTGAACGTACCAG atcgGAGCTGTTCACCGAGCGCAGTCGCCGCTCGCACGCGGAGGAGGACGCACGCGAGTCGCGCGCCGCGGTTGCCGCGCTGAGGGTCGAGCTGAATGCGGCGCGCGCTCGCCTCAGTGACGTCAGACACGCCGACAGACAGTACGCTGGACAACTGGAAGCGGCAGCACATCGCGTTGAAAACAATCTCATTGATACTGCT GCCAGAGCGACAGAAGCAGAGAGTGTTGTGACGAAGTTAAAGAATGAAATTAAACGGTTAAAA GAAGAGTTGGCGGCTTCCCAGGAGGAAGTGCGTCACCTGAGGAACTCTCAGAGCGACGCGGCCGCTCACCTCCGACAGGCGACGAACGTAGCGGATACTTCACTAAG AGAGTTGTTGGCGGGCTTGGAGAGGTTAAGGGCTTTAAGTTCCACTTTGGATCCGACATGA